The Pyrus communis chromosome 5, drPyrComm1.1, whole genome shotgun sequence region GTTGATGGCAAGAAGAGTGATCCCAAGGCCAAGGCCTTGAAGACTGCCAAGGCTGTGAAATCAGGCCCTGCTTTCAAGAAGAAGGCCAAGAAGATCAGGACATCGGTCACATTCCACAGGCCAAGGACATTGAAGCAGGAAAGGAACCCCAAGTATCCCCGCATCAGTGCAACACCAAGAAACAAGTTGGACCACTATCAAATTCTCAAGTATCCATTGACCACCGAGTCTGCAATGAAAAAGATTGAGGACAACAACACACTCGTCTTCATTGTTGACATCCGAGCTGATAAGAAGAAGATCAAGGATGCAGTGAAGAAGATGTACGACATTCAGACCAAGAAAGTGAACACCTTGATCAGGTATATGTTATGGATGTATACACGTTTTACAGCGTCGAGGTTTCATTCTGACGTGCCGGTCAATGTTTTTGTATGCATATCTGTTTCATCGATGTTTTTTGTTTGCATACCTGTGTTATAGTAAGTTCATAAACAAATTTTCCTTCTGGAACCAAGAAGTTCACTTTTTGCAGCTTAATTGAGGATTTCGCCAAGCTTAATCTAACATATGACCTGTGTTGTGCAGGCCTGATGGAACGAAGAAGGCTTACGTCAGGTTGACACCGGACTACGATGCCTTGGATGTTGCCAACAAGATCGGAATcatttaagttaatgttgtaTCGTCTTTTATCCGGTTTCAATAGATTCCCTTGTTGTTATGACAGTTTTGTTACTAGTTGCACTGTATCAGTACTCCTGCATTAGTttggttttctttaatttgtattGGGAGCTATATTTGCTTTTTATGGCAATGCGATGCGTTTAAAACTTAGTGCAATGTGCCAATGGTGTAATCCAGTCTTCTACAATATGGTTATTTGCTTTCGTGTTAATGCAACCGAAGTTGAGGTCTTATTTTGTGATCGATAGTGGGAGAGAGATTCAAACTCGGAATTTGTTCTGGGAAGACAGGTCGCGTTCGATAACGTGGGGACATTAACAAATCTTTTCATATATGAATGATTATATTTTTTCACAAGAAGAGCAAGGATTCTCCCCTTCTCCTACCCTCtcaaaatgcaaaattaaaagaaaaattggaagggaaaaagagaagaaagcaaaagaaaactGTTGAATGAGCAGATACACAAGTATTGACTAGAGTTTGGCCTCGTATCAGTATTGACGTGAGCCGTTCCTCTATCGAATTGTTAATCGTAGACTTTGAAAAGCTTGAAGGAATCGACGATGGTGTGTAACTTGTCTTTCATCTTATCCCACCTCCTCTCGTTAGCCCCTGTCGTCAACGTGTAGAAGTTGCCTGCATTGCGATGCAAGTCATAACCAGAAACACAAAATACTTATACCTGCTACCTAGCTATGAAGTAGAATAAGAAGCATTATATAGAAAGGTTGCATTTCACAGTTCTGTACCATTGCCGATAGCTACTGTGCTGAGAGCGTGGCGAGTAAAGTTTGGAGCCTTAGCAATGAACTCAAACGTGTAATATGTTTTCCCATCGATGTCGTGCTGCACCATAGAAACAAAAGCAACAAGTCAACATAAAGCACATATCACAGCAGATTCAGTTCCATCTAAGAAGGTAGCTAGTGCATCTGCGTCGCTGTTTTATGCAACACCGATTGATGAATCCAGCAGCTTTATCAAACAGAATGCCATACGATACTACTGAATGCCTAGGTAGGACGTTTGAATCGTTGATTTGCAGTTTTGTCGTAATTTTACGTATGTATTATCAGTAAACTTCATTGTTTTAAGTAGCTGAGTCTCCCTCTTACTGAAAGCACGGAGAAGTTGAACTGAATGCCTTATGCCAATGTTTGACGCACTAAAAAACAACATGCAACAAACCTCGACTGCCTCAATCAGCTTTGTTTTCTGGGTAGGAGGAGCCAGAACCTTCTTGATCAAAGTTTCAGCCACCTGTTGTGGGGACCCGAATTCTTTGATGTCTTGCTTGACGGTTGGGAACAGAGTCACACTTGCAGTCTCTAGCGGCTCAATGACATCCTTGAATACCTTGTCTTGACCTTCAATGGTTACTTCCTGTCCGCACCTCGGGCGAAAAACCCATCAAAAAAATTGGCCACAATAACAAAGGATCAAGCACATAAGCCCGAGGCTGATGAAACACAAAAACCTCTCACCTGCCATCCAAAAGGGTAGACAAATTCGTATCCGTCTTTCTTGTCCGTGACAGGCAGAAATCCCTTGATATTTTCTGCAGCAACTGAGCCATATCAAAAGTGTTCTTTTAGGATATCGGTCAATATTAATCAAAGTAAAGCAACTCACTTCACATTACGCACATCGTTGCTACTTAAAACACTGTCTCCGATTCAATGTGACATCTAGAAAACTTAGTACTACAACGCTAAACTTAATAGGTAGAGTGCAGAACAATCGAAACCGTTATAATTCCTTACATGATACAGAATGTTGGTTAGTTAGAAGAGCCCAAGAAGCAATTGTTCCTGCTGCTAGCACTTGGCGTCTCCCGGATCTATCTGCCAAAGATAAACACCAACTAGATAGAAACCCAAAAGTGAAAATTGATGAGTCTAGCCAATTGTCATATTCTAGAGGCGGTCTAGCGGCTCACTACTGAATTAACATTGCTAACATTCATTACtttttgtatttcattttgttaAGTTTTCGACGCGGGATTTTAACATTCTCCAGCACCAATATCATTAATCAACCAGAAATTGATGAgtgattacaaatttacaagagGGCAGCAAAAACTAACAATGCAGGTTGATTTCTACAAAGAGAGTAAAATTAGAAAGCAAGAAAGGACCTTGAGAAGGAAAGAATGTAGAAGTTGCTGAAGCCTGCTCTGCTCTTACCAAAAAGGAATTGCTTTTTCTACAGCAATGGTATGTGTTTTGCTTGTGTAACTGATTGCCACCCAGGTGAAAAAAGAGAGTAAATTTAAACACAGGCATTGAATTTTGGAGAGTTACAGCAGAaaaaggagggagagagagagagagagagagagagagagagagagagagagaaccttgGTGAAGGAGTTGAGGACAGGGGTCCTGTGGAGGGAGGGTGAGTTCTGCAGGGTCGCCATTGTTAGTGGTTTTTGGTGTTTGTGAACAAAAGTGGActcagtgtgtgtttgtgtggatTCTTGTGGCGATGACCTTATCTATTTCCTTCTTTGTTTAGACGACTTATCCGTTGGGCTTGTTATAGGAGACACTTATATTGGTTGTTGTTCGTtatgccttttcttgccacgtcaaaaagaaaaaaaacccttagtagtaaaaaaaacttaaagttAGATCGTTTGA contains the following coding sequences:
- the LOC137733181 gene encoding large ribosomal subunit protein uL23z-like, which produces MAPAKVDGKKSDPKAKALKTAKAVKSGPAFKKKAKKIRTSVTFHRPRTLKQERNPKYPRISATPRNKLDHYQILKYPLTTESAMKKIEDNNTLVFIVDIRADKKKIKDAVKKMYDIQTKKVNTLIRPDGTKKAYVRLTPDYDALDVANKIGII
- the LOC137733180 gene encoding psbP-like protein 1, chloroplastic, which codes for MATLQNSPSLHRTPVLNSFTKLHKQNTYHCCRKSNSFLVRAEQASATSTFFPSQDRSGRRQVLAAGTIASWALLTNQHSVSFAAENIKGFLPVTDKKDGYEFVYPFGWQEVTIEGQDKVFKDVIEPLETASVTLFPTVKQDIKEFGSPQQVAETLIKKVLAPPTQKTKLIEAVEHDIDGKTYYTFEFIAKAPNFTRHALSTVAIGNGNFYTLTTGANERRWDKMKDKLHTIVDSFKLFKVYD